The Mytilus galloprovincialis chromosome 11, xbMytGall1.hap1.1, whole genome shotgun sequence genome contains the following window.
ATTGACATTTATGACTGCTCATTTACtcaaaacattacattcacttaCCGTTGTTTGTCGTCTGGTCGCACATTAAATAACGATTGCATAGTGAACCGTGACTACAACAACTTGTACACTTTATATGGCGACCTTCGTCTCGTCTTCCTATGACAGGAGCTGTATCTATGCGTCTACACGTCTGAAATAATTCCAATTTTTTAAACATCGATGTTCATTCTATTTTTCGTTaaaaagaacaacataaagactttAAATGCATAGGAATCAATTGTTTTCAATTCCTGGTTGAACACGGTATTGtactattttaaaaagaaagttTACAATAACTTGTACAGAAGTATTAAACAGCGCAAATGTTTGTAGCAGTAAAGATCCTCCTCAACATATGTGTTTTTGATTTGGTTTTTTACTGAAGTTACTCCGACGATACCATAGAGTCTAAACATATATGATTATTTTAATGTTTCACAACGAGAGATAATCTGATATCTCTCAATATTAACTTTAGTTATACAATTTAAATATGATAACTAAATAACGAGATTTGATATCAAGATTTACACAATAATTTATCCGATTCTTAACTGTTGTTAAACACGTTTTTCCAATAGTGAACATCCACAGAGTGTTAAATGAAAACATGCCGCGAATTGTTGATCTAATATTTTGCTGTACCAGTATGACGACATATATCCTGTTCCGGCGTCATGAGACATTTAACAGTAGACAGTGGATGCcttcaaatataatataattttacaaaaaggtTTTTCAGGTAAAGCGTGTCTCGCTGCTAATTTACGAAGAGCCAATGGAAATGTCGTAACAATACCACATGCTGCTGTACAAGTCAATCAATTGACGCAGATTGAGTTACACTTTTTCGTACCTGATCacaacaaaaattataaaaaagtaagaaatctgaagaatataaaaagaagatttttaaaacatttgttataTTGAAAGTTCCCTAACGAGAGAAAGTAGTAACAGATGAGGTGGATAGGGTATTTTGGTTCAATTTATAATGTTAATGTGCTAAACATCTGCACTCTATTCTCACTCAACGTAcggattttttatttaaacaggATAATTCCTTCATAGTCAAGACTTACAGGCTGAGACGAACATCCATAATCATACAAGACTGATCCTGCTCCGTTCACATATTTGTGTTGGTAacaaatctaaaatatttaaatataaaatagatGTGATATCCCATAGCCATTCCAAAGGAAATCAACACTTTTTACCGATAATACGCTCATAGCATTTACAAATATGTCAATGATGTAGATATAAATATTTCCTTGGTGTGAATAATAAtatatcaatagttatcaaaagtacaaggcttataatttgttTCGCCAGACGAGCATTTCGTCTACGTAAGCCTCATCAttgacgatcagatcaaaataaGTTCAAAgccaaagtacaaagttgaagagcattaaggacccaacATTCCAAAAAAGTCGATCACTGTATTTAGATACGTTATGAATTGTTTATGTTTTTGTCTGTCTCTGTAAACAGTATGATATATCATTAGTTGGTGTGGTTATTGTCTATTTTGTTATATTGAGAAAAAGGTGAATTATTAAACCCTTGCATGATCTTGCATCAACTCTACGTGGGATTCGTAGATTCCAGTTTCTTTCATATTCCATCATTTCTAAGATATCAAGTATCAGTCTAAATTTTCCGTACGTGGTCATGGTCAACCTCTTTTGAAACCCAACATTATACATATTCATTATTTCAATTTGTTCGCGtgcaaaatatgaataaaacatttgatattgaACCATACTAATGACTATCTATCTAAACTATCTATCTAATGACACACTCAGTCTAACTGAgcgaattgtatatttttttttataatgtttaaaagAGGGGCGATATATACCCGTGAGactttcaaactcatagatcgaaaataaactgacaaaacgaTGGCTAAAAcagacaaaataacaaataattcgTGGAAGAGCAGACCAGATTTTTTAATGGTTGAAGACTTGTAAtcttagttatcacacacaaaaaattctaatttttcgaagatatgcatttttttatccaacttgaaagactgtcgtcaagtacttttagtaaaaaaaaatagctattcgaacacaccaactctgtttttatgattcattagatagATATTTCACTTGACCATATGTAACATCTTTTAGTACAGTAATTCAGTACTGTTATGTAATAAGGTCAAcctgatatataaaaatgatacaatctgaagcgagatgatgtatcaaatattcttgctagttacgttttcaagacaaaatattcaactcaaacacgccataacataaaaaggtgcactcgattgtCTCTTTCAGATACAATTGCtaccctttttttctttttttttttctcgagtcacataatggaagggcagacacgaaaattactgaactaatagatcgatatgttctccgtccgtggtaaaaaaaatcggaggttatgcattttctacagccaccttgatagatacccatgtcgtcgacttgatatctaattgttctgcttaactttgtaatagataaattgaaaccttatgcaaatggtgttttaacATAGAACACTtcttacttgagaaaaaaaaatgttattttatttgtttctattaacttttaaatttgttgttACTATAGTTAACATTACAGTAAGCCTTTATCGCCTTTTCAAACAAAGAGCtttgattcttttgttctatttcaaccgggtttctgACTGACCCGTCCTGTTGGCCATGTcattacaaacccagtaaatagtaATGAATTAACCACTTGCTCACAAATCCTTTTATATAGTTACCTCATCATTCTCGCATGTCATAAACTGTTGACACTCTGTAGCATTCTCTACAGCGCTGCAATATAGACATTCTATGTttccatctgaaaaaaaaagatgttttgtcAAATCCAtcaaaattatacatacatgtattgtgCATAACACGATAacagaataataaaaaagtttCCAAATGGTATCCATGTAGATACGTTGACTATATCTTCGAATATTTTGTAACTTTTGTGACGAAAAAAAGGACTCGCTAGAATTTTGTTCATCTTATCTTGTTAACCGCAACATCATTATGTTTACACAAACAAAGAACGAACAAAAAAGTTATCACAACAGCTATGAACgggaaaaaacaaaaataacgaCAGAACAGTCGTCTTTTTTAATGTATGCATCAACATCAACACCAAATCATattaagacatatatatataaacaaggcATAGGACAGATATATTAGAACATACAACCATAAGGGTACCTTAAGACATAAGACTGCAAACAAAAATGATACCATCATGCGATTTGAAATAAAGACTCGACTCTACATGTACCAATCTGTCACACAAATCAAAACCAGAAAAGAATCAGTTTGTCATTAAACTATTTTCTAGATTTGTTGTACATGCCTGTATATTGGTTTCTTACATTTATTGTACCTGCTTGGTCGATTCACTTTTAACTAtctatgtatatataaagatagAAAATTTTGTGATCGTTGATAGCATTTTTAATTCTGTAAATCAAGATAAAATCTAGCCCTTCTTTTTGATCATTCTGGATTATAAATACTCACAACTTAAATCAGTTAGGAAACATACGACAAGTATATAACCTGAAAAAGTATTatttaattaacaaatatatgtacATTTGCTGTGTATCTTATCTTATCAAATACTTTGTCGTTAATATTCAGTAATTGAAACTCTGTGGTCAAGTTATTCTTCCTACGTTTGTAGGATCAACATTTTTATTGTGAatggtgaaaaaaaaaagaatccaaTACGATAAACATCTTCTACCATTATGTTTCAAGATAACGTTAGttcttatattttgaaattattttccaTCGATTAGCTGACTAAAAGGTTAACATTTAGTTTGGCATCACGATCTTCAAACGCGTTAGGCTAATAAAGTGAGTAAAATACCTATTTGTCAAagaaaagagggacaaaagataccaaagggacagtcaaactcataaatctaaattaactgacaacgccatggctaaaaatgaaaaagtcaaacagacaaacagacaaacaatagtacacatgacacaacatataactaactaaagaataaacaacacgaatcctaccaaaaactaggggtgatctcaggtgcactggaagggtaaccagatcctgctccacatgtggcacccgtcgtgtagcttttgtgataacaaatccggtaaatagtcaaattcggtaggtctcatttatgaaagggaaggggattgtagttacgacgtaaggaacatatccgatatcatttgtgaaacggttattccataacggtcaaccaactcgtcatgtcgtccgtaaaatttacaaagggatgatttcaacttcaccatttggaactcttggtaaATGTCAGTTGATCAACACCTTCATTATTGTTTGTGACATGTTCTTCTTTACTATGGTATATTAGTCAATAACAAATAAGAACAGACATACCACTTTTATGTAGATATTTTAACCAAGATCAAACCTTTGTATAAATCAGTTATTATAAGAGAACCCACGCATTATTTATTACCAAATTAAGTTAGCAGTGAAATAAAGACCATTTGGAATAAAGTTGTCACATATTCATGATATCATACGTCTTTTTTTGTTGCTGTTTGCACTGGTGACAGCACTGCGTGTTAGTTGTCTATTGAGTTCAGGAAAGCTTTTATGaagataacattttttaaaagatttatgcatcatgtacattgtatattcgATATGCACATAAAACGATGTTATTCATTAATCAATCTTATGATCTGTTTGTTCATGATGCATAAGGTTGAATGTATTATCCCTCTTAACATATAAGTGGACTATTCAAATTACATTTACgatgttttttaaatgttgaatcaTTTTTTAATCGATCTCATTTCGTAAAAGCTAAGTGTGATATCTTACCAAACATCATCGAACGTTAGTCCACGTATAAAAACCGTGACGATATTGTCAGAGAATATAAGACGACTTACGTGTCAATGCcctacaaatcagacaaaacttGATAAAGAAAAGTTGATAAAATAAAGTGCGTTAAGTGAAACGTATGACATATAgatcaaaaacaatatataaattgaaatcaaataaatGGCCCGTATTAACGCGTAATCAAACAATGCACTTTggataaatgcattttttgttttatagaaaacaGTTAAATTTTGTAAGAAATCGCTTTATTCACAGATAATAATTAATATGTTTCTAGAGTTGTTACTTCAATCCTTTAACCTTTTCTCAAATATTACCTAACGAATAAGACTTATAACTGGTTTTGTAATAACACGAGCAGCACGACAATTGCTACATGTGAAGAGCGATCTGAATACCCCCTCCCCCGGGGCACATGAGATCATACCCAGATTTTTGTTGGTTTCATTTTGTTCAATCtgtagttttctatattgtgttttgtgtattaatgtttgtctttttttttcttttttaatcatgGCGTTATTTATTTTTGACATATGAGTTAAAATACTCCGCTGGCATTTTTTCACCACTCTTATTCTGTACCGTACCCGTTTCCTTTTCTTTAAATATCCCCAATTggatttttctgttttctgtactattgtttgtctatttggttttttttttaaatcttcagcCATGGCATTGTATGTGTTTTTTGAACTTATGAGTTGAAACGTTCGTCTGGTATCTTCAGCCCCACTTTTGATAGACTCTATCCGTTTCCCTTCCTTTAAATTTACGGAGTTAGAATACGAATATGCACTTAAGAACCTATTTATATCACGAGGTTGTGATTTTTCTTAATGCAACAATAGTTAACCGGTGTGTTAAACCTTTCAACGATACCAACGTTTGAGCACATTTTCTGTCAATTCCTGTGACCGGGGTGACTGATCAACAATGCTGACGTGTCTACACCAAATCATTTGGACAAGAGAAATTTTGTTTGACTTCCCAGTTGAGAACTTTCCATTgctatgtagcaacatttcaacATCAATAATTGTCCCGTATCTTTTCTTTGAATGAACCTTCCGAATTAAACTTATAAGCACCGGGTTTGTTCGAATATGTACAACATGTG
Protein-coding sequences here:
- the LOC143052180 gene encoding uncharacterized protein LOC143052180 — protein: MMFGYILVVCFLTDLSYGNIECLYCSAVENATECQQFMTCENDEICYQHKYVNGAGSVLYDYGCSSQPTCRRIDTAPVIGRRDEGRHIKCTSCCSHGSLCNRYLMCDQTTNNGSALPRECSEIKGDNLTSGVYNIYPDATAAAVQVYCDMVTKKGSWTVSDCI